In the Heteronotia binoei isolate CCM8104 ecotype False Entrance Well chromosome 13, APGP_CSIRO_Hbin_v1, whole genome shotgun sequence genome, one interval contains:
- the LOC132581471 gene encoding transcription factor Sp5-like, whose protein sequence is MFQLWSNEAPPGSHSMAFGLPKMPYQMASSANGGIAHELPLTPPAESPYSFELSPIKMLAPTVPSSYAFQEAQDFTAFLPGPRALGPAAPGSVSTDDTPWWSMQQPGNFSLGRPLVLSPQPPLATLLQGSPKGLLGTARRCRRCKCPNCQAASGANEEPGRKKQHVCHLPGCGKVYGKTSHLKAHLRWHAGERPFVCSWLYCGKSFTRSDELQRHLRTHTGEKRFGCQLCPKRFMRSDHLAKHVKTHQGKRVRSLAVMGIKQE, encoded by the coding sequence ATGTTCCAGCTCTGGAGCAATGAGGCGCCACCCGGCTCCCACAGCATGGCGTTTGGATTGCCTAAGATGCCATACCAAATGGCATCAAGTGCCAATGGGGGCATTGCCCATGAACTGCCGCTGACGCCACCAGCTGAATCCCCTTACTCCTTTGAGCTGTCGCCCATTAAGATGTTGGCGCCAACTGTGCCCTCCTCATATGCTTTCCAAGAGGCCCAGGACTTCACTGCTTTTTTACCAGGCCCCAGGGCTTTAGGGCCAGCAGCTCCTGGCTCTGTATCCACTGATGACACCCCTTGGTGGAGTATGCAGCAACCGGGCAACTTCTCACTAGGCCGGCCACTGGTTCTCAGCCCCCAGCCACCCCTTGCCACCCTCCTGCAGGGATCTCCCAAGGGGCTGTTGGGGACGGCCCGCCGCTGTCGTCGCTGCAAGTGCCCCAACTGCCAGGCAGCCAGCGGGGCTAATGAGGAGCCGGGCAGGAAGAAACAACACGTGTGCCACCTGCCGGGTTGTGGCAAGGTCTACGGCAAGACATCCCACCTGAAGGCCCACCTGCGTTGGCACGCGGGGGAGCGCCCCTTTGTCTGCTCCTGGCTCTACTGCGGGAAAAGCTTCACCCGCTCTGACGAGCTGCAGAGACACCTTCGGacgcacacaggagagaagcgcTTTGGGTGCCAGCTGTGCCCCAAGAGGTTTATGCGGAGCGACCACCTGGCCAAGCACGTCAAGACCCATCAGGGGAAGCGGGTGCGCAGCCTGGCGGTGATGGGCATCAAGCAGGAGTGA